One stretch of Pyxidicoccus xibeiensis DNA includes these proteins:
- a CDS encoding response regulator, whose amino-acid sequence MVEDNEDTRDSLTEYLRAKGHQVSSAANGREALLALSQLPRPCVVLLDWMMPVMGGEELMRLLQLQDALEGVTVVAVTGRRNLPDGMPLRAVLPKPLDLGRLMNVVGEFAPRPAA is encoded by the coding sequence GTGGTCGAAGACAACGAGGACACGCGGGACAGCCTCACGGAGTACTTGAGGGCGAAGGGACACCAGGTCTCCTCCGCCGCCAACGGGCGCGAGGCCCTGCTGGCGCTCAGCCAGCTGCCACGCCCGTGCGTGGTGCTGCTGGACTGGATGATGCCGGTGATGGGAGGCGAGGAGCTGATGCGCCTCCTGCAGCTGCAGGACGCCCTGGAAGGCGTGACGGTGGTGGCCGTGACGGGCCGCCGCAACCTCCCGGACGGCATGCCCCTCCGGGCGGTGCTTCCCAAGCCGCTGGACCTGGGCCGGCTGATGAACGTCGTGGGAGAGTTCGCCCCACGGCCCGCGGCCTGA
- the sugE gene encoding quaternary ammonium compound efflux SMR transporter SugE — MAWVLLVVAGLLEVCWAIGLKYTEGFTRPIPSLLTGGAIVASMVLLGIAAKTLPIGTAYAVWVGIGALGAAVLGMVLFHEPATPLRIFFLSLLLVAIVGLKATSGGAEH, encoded by the coding sequence ATGGCGTGGGTCCTGCTGGTTGTCGCCGGGCTGCTCGAGGTCTGCTGGGCCATCGGGCTGAAGTACACCGAGGGCTTCACCCGCCCCATCCCGAGCCTCCTCACCGGAGGCGCCATCGTCGCCAGCATGGTGCTGCTGGGCATCGCCGCGAAGACGCTGCCCATCGGCACCGCCTATGCGGTGTGGGTCGGCATCGGGGCCCTGGGCGCGGCCGTGCTGGGGATGGTGCTCTTCCACGAGCCCGCCACGCCGCTGCGCATCTTCTTCCTGTCGCTGCTCCTCGTCGCCATCGTCGGCCTGAAGGCCACCAGCGGCGGCGCGGAGCACTGA
- a CDS encoding D-alanine--D-alanine ligase family protein produces the protein MTVGSLRIAVLHYQPKGEPPDSVVGQVRAALEEGGHTTVDLAVDESVTDLLRKVTSSGADLVFNICETFAEDYRLEVNVAAVLELARVPFTGSGTAGLLLAQDKILAKQLLQFHSVLTPRFAMFDGDSFQTKGDLKFPLVVKPARSDASMGLGVEKDLEGLARRVRLIREEYDDEALAEEFIEGREIYVGVLGDHAAPEVLPPVELDFGKKWSRKRMKIANREVKFGPETAGSPRLVMPHDLSDELRGRIERAAVTAFRALKLRDYARIDFRVSSHTNEPYLLEANPNPYLEAQCEVAMGARERGLSYAALVQRIVAVAARRHGLHSGGKATPAPQPVPVH, from the coding sequence ATGACGGTTGGCTCCCTGCGCATCGCGGTCCTCCACTACCAGCCCAAGGGCGAGCCGCCCGACTCCGTCGTGGGCCAGGTGCGCGCCGCCCTCGAGGAGGGTGGCCACACGACGGTGGACCTCGCCGTGGACGAGAGCGTCACCGACCTGCTGCGCAAGGTGACCTCGAGCGGCGCGGACCTCGTCTTCAACATCTGCGAGACGTTCGCCGAGGACTACCGGCTGGAAGTCAACGTGGCCGCGGTGCTGGAGCTGGCGCGCGTGCCCTTCACGGGCTCGGGCACCGCCGGCCTGCTGCTCGCGCAGGACAAGATCCTCGCCAAGCAGCTCCTCCAGTTCCACTCCGTGCTCACGCCGCGCTTCGCGATGTTCGACGGCGACTCCTTCCAGACGAAGGGCGACCTGAAGTTCCCGCTCGTCGTGAAGCCGGCCCGCTCGGACGCCTCCATGGGCCTGGGCGTGGAGAAGGACCTGGAGGGGCTGGCGCGTCGCGTGCGGCTGATTCGCGAGGAGTACGACGACGAGGCGCTGGCGGAGGAGTTCATCGAGGGGCGGGAGATCTACGTGGGCGTGCTCGGGGACCACGCCGCGCCGGAGGTGCTGCCGCCGGTGGAGCTGGACTTCGGGAAGAAGTGGAGCCGCAAGCGGATGAAGATCGCCAACCGGGAGGTGAAGTTCGGCCCGGAGACGGCGGGCAGCCCCAGGCTGGTGATGCCCCATGACCTGTCCGACGAGCTGCGCGGCCGCATCGAGCGCGCGGCCGTGACGGCCTTCCGGGCCCTCAAGCTGCGCGACTACGCGCGCATCGACTTCCGCGTGTCCAGCCACACCAACGAGCCGTACCTCCTGGAGGCGAACCCGAACCCCTACCTGGAGGCGCAGTGCGAGGTGGCCATGGGCGCGCGCGAGCGGGGCCTGTCCTACGCGGCGCTCGTGCAGCGCATCGTGGCGGTGGCTGCCCGCCGTCACGGCCTGCATTCGGGCGGGAAGGCCACCCCCGCGCCCCAGCCCGTGCCCGTGCACTGA